GCCAGCAGGACCATCTCCTCCCGCTTGGGGCCTTGATAGCGCAGGCGCAGGGCCGGCCGGCGGCGCAGGCCGTATTCCAGCTCGCCGATCTCAATATCGCGGATGTCCTCCGGCTTGAAGAAAGCGTACCACATGCCGACGTACTGCCGGCGCGAGCGCGCCAGCAGGAAGCGCGACCATGGCACATGCGCCATCACCGCATGCTCGCGCGTCTCGAACGTGTGGTAAATGGCTTCCAGGTCCACGAAGAAGCGTTCCTTGCCCTCCACCGACAGCCTGCCCGTGGCGCGAATCTTGATATGCTCCAGGCCGCGCAGGGGGGTATGCGGTGCCTCCGGGGCTTTAGCGCTCCGGGACGGCACGAAGCGGTGATAGCGCTGCAGGCGTCCCCATATCAGCAGGGCCAGGCCGGCCAGCGCGAGGAAGCCGGCCAGCACCGGCACCACCAGCGGCCAACGCCGCCACAGCCCGATGACCGCGACCAGCAGGCCGATTACCACCCCCCATACGCCCACGGGCAGAGCGCCGTAATAATGCCGGCTGAGCTGGTGGCTGAGTTTCAGCAGTCGGCCTACCATTGTATAATCCCCCTTTCATTCGCTGGCGGTGCTGGCGGCAGGGCGCTTTTGCCGGCGCAGGCGGGGATCAAAGCGCACCAGCCAGATGCCCACCAGCACTACTGCCGCACCCGCCATCTGGATGACGTTCAGCCGCTCTCCCAGCGCGATCCAGGCAGTGATGAGGGAGATGATGGGCGTCAGGTTGGAGTAGGCGGTGGCGCGGGCACTGCCCATGTACTGGACGCCCGTGTTCCAGAACAGATATGACAGGGCGATGGAGAAGACGGCCGAGAAGAGCAGGCCGGCCCAGGCCGGCCAGGGAATGGCGCCCCAATCGGTGCGCAGAAGCTGTGGCAGAGCGATCAGGTCCAGCGCCGGCGCGGCAAAGAGCATCGAGAGGGTGGTGATCTTGGTGGGCGAATGCCGCTCCAGCAGGGACTGGCTCCCGATGGTATAGGCGGCCCAGCACACCGCCGCCAGCAGGATCAGGCCGTCGCCGATGAGCGAGGAGCTTCCGGGGCGGAACGTCTTTCCCGACCCCAGCGTCAGCATGGCTACGCCAGCGAAGGTCAGCACGGCGCCGGCCCAGATGAGGGCCGGCAGGCGCTGGCGGCGGATCAGGCCCCAGTACAGGGCGATGAAGATAGGGATAGTGGCCAGCAGGACCGAGGTGTTGCCGGCGGTCGTGCGGCTTAACCCGAAGACGAACAGCAGTTGATACAGCAGTACCCCCACTACCATGACCGGGAAGGTGCGCCGGCGGTCCTCCCGCGGGAGCGCGAGCGATTGGCGCTGGAGGCGGGAGATCAACAGCATCACAATGGACGAGAGGGAGAAGCGCAGGGCGTTGAAGACTATCGGATGCATGACCGCCAGGGTGGCCTTGACGACGCTGGTGTTCACGCCCCAGATGAGGACGGCCAGCAAGATGAGCACATCCGGCAGGCCGAACGGGGGACGTGTGCCGGTATACTGGGTGGATGGCGAAACTTGGGCCCTGCTCATTCCGCCCGCACGACCTCCCCGCGCGCGAGAATGGCTTGCAGATAATCGCGGCCGGCCACGATGCTCTCCAGATCATTGAACTTGCCCAGCTCCAGCACCTGGATGGTGTCGGGGCGGATGTAGGTGCGGATCATCTCGAAGGGCATGTTGCCCGGCGCCGGCGCATAATGGTCGTGCACATGGTCCGCCATGCCGTGCAGATGCACGCCGACCAGGCAGTGCCCGTAGCGTTCGAGCCAGTCCTGATGCCGGCAGATGCCGAAGTTCTCCTGCACCTGCGCATGGCCGCAGTCGTGCCAGTATCCCAGGTTGGGCAGGTCCGCCTCCGCCAGCACTTCCGCCAGCTCGTCCAGGTCCGGCAGGCCGTAGTAATGATAGCGGCACTCGATCCCGAAGCGCAGTTCCGGGAAATGCGGGCAGACCTCCCGCAGGCTCTTCACCAACCGCTCCAGGTGCGGCCGGCCCATTTCCTTGCGTTGGGCGACTTTCTTCTGCATGATCTCCGCCATGGCGCTCGGGGGGATTTCCCCGCGGGCGAAAGCGCGGCGCAGTTGGCGGTATTCCTGATCCTCCTTGGCCGCCGGCACGAAGCCGGCGTGAATCACCACGGCCCGCGCACCCAACTGCACGGCGGTCTCCGCGGTACTGCGCAGATGCAAAACTGCCTGCTGGCGCTCCTCCTCGTTCAGCGAGGCGATGTTGTCGCCGTACCCATCATCCGGGG
The sequence above is drawn from the Anaerolineae bacterium genome and encodes:
- a CDS encoding DMT family transporter encodes the protein MSRAQVSPSTQYTGTRPPFGLPDVLILLAVLIWGVNTSVVKATLAVMHPIVFNALRFSLSSIVMLLISRLQRQSLALPREDRRRTFPVMVVGVLLYQLLFVFGLSRTTAGNTSVLLATIPIFIALYWGLIRRQRLPALIWAGAVLTFAGVAMLTLGSGKTFRPGSSSLIGDGLILLAAVCWAAYTIGSQSLLERHSPTKITTLSMLFAAPALDLIALPQLLRTDWGAIPWPAWAGLLFSAVFSIALSYLFWNTGVQYMGSARATAYSNLTPIISLITAWIALGERLNVIQMAGAAVVLVGIWLVRFDPRLRRQKRPAASTASE
- a CDS encoding sugar phosphate isomerase/epimerase, encoding KHGFQAFELNYVVHPVDLEEMHRLQQELGFTITSLHNVCSTLREPLAPDDGYGDNIASLNEEERQQAVLHLRSTAETAVQLGARAVVIHAGFVPAAKEDQEYRQLRRAFARGEIPPSAMAEIMQKKVAQRKEMGRPHLERLVKSLREVCPHFPELRFGIECRYHYYGLPDLDELAEVLAEADLPNLGYWHDCGHAQVQENFGICRHQDWLERYGHCLVGVHLHGMADHVHDHYAPAPGNMPFEMIRTYIRPDTIQVLELGKFNDLESIVAGRDYLQAILARGEVVRAE